One Carassius auratus strain Wakin chromosome 44, ASM336829v1, whole genome shotgun sequence genomic window carries:
- the LOC113062215 gene encoding uncharacterized protein LOC113062215 isoform X1 gives MASETIKFITWNVNGLKQNRDQKFQELQNADIVFLQETHIGAGDEHMKDYKDEWHIYYTKYTSSSKGTAILVRKSLDFEHTSDEKDNCGAYVVLKCKLKGQPYTLVSVYNHHADEKTLDNLSRYLQSMTTGLLVIGGDFNTVLNPFIDKKFNKCKKIKNGNQRKLLLYVNKFMKSLQLVDIWRRKNPIKQDYTYYIRDTPVSRLDYFLIPEECMWRVKSCDITNSERPDHQPVFLEINNIPAMTFQKDFYIPTIFQWLKLKQHLFTDETGSSLGRESSHAVSEVDIFSAVNSLQVSDTPRPDGIPVSFYKDNMQDLIQYIKMLYNRIHSGAFNCSEKHFNETVKSPHDNSQHFFNVDYLVIATILAKRLGDYLESQSKDHAPKDLATVMITPKTFCTEMRLSHIQDEIEKQKRSNPTLYQDFLIVKNLLRDAPEADTESVDDSIERDKLLDQGCPLTPVLIMLALKCFGSALAGRLKQQDILVFKESVILCIQPEDLEKVLAAVRERSNEVFYIEELHRGNVNGKQLKCLGNESMAEDWKKRLTMYAIVTLQDSDEVVVAPTNWLSLDKKQCYWPPFKSPDKCMEAVQNRIKPETGGKPWEKLNISFHGEHVTFEKAKEGQKETKEQKERSYLLATGFPGILKRQRLECNQEMLKQQLLPEPSASTSRMPADADKDELLQMLRDIKSTVQENSAMLKKLLKDNTVSEVPSSTSIPPKDVKTKLKLPLRTIKDVARIERMLTKNATTHEKYVRCLSRLGGFGQKDVIKNIMQHLLTDDLASKFNWQGRGNKKPFSKLILTDVIRDAALKQSVTRIDCDAEIKNYLWSICDRIGRGRP, from the exons ATGGCGTCAGAGACCATAAAATTCATCACTTGGAATGTTAATGGACTTAAACAAAACAGAGACCAAAAATTTCAAGAACTACAAAATGCAGACATTGTTTTCTTACAGGAGACGCACATCGGAGCAGGGGACGAACATATGAAAGACTATAAAGATGAGTGGCATATTTACTACACAAAGTACACCTCCTCCAGCAAGGGAACAGCCATACTAGTGAGGAAAAGCCTAGATTTTGAACACACAAGTGATGAAAAAGATAACTGTGGAGCTTATGTTGTGCTAAAATGCAAACTGAAAGGTCAGCCATACACTTTGGTTAGTGTTTATAACCATCACGCAGACGAAAAAACCCTTGACAATCTTTCAAGGTACCTGCAGTCAATGACCACAGGACTGCTGGTGATCGGTGGAGATTTCAACACAGTTCTGAATCCATTTAttgacaaaaaatttaataaatgcaagAAGATAAAGAACGGAAATCAACGTAAACTGCTCTTATATGTGAATAAATTCATGAAATCTCTTCAGCTGGTTGATATCTGGAGAAGAAAGAACCCCATAAAGCAGGATTATACGTACTACATAAGAGACACCCCTGTGTCCAGACTGGATTACTTCTTAATTCCAGAAGAATGTATGTGGCGTGTAAAAAGTTGTGACATTACAAACTCAGAGAGGCCCGACCATCAGCCTGTGTTTTTAGAGATCAACAACATCCCTGCAATGACTTTTCAGAAAGATTTCTATATACCAACAATCTTCCAATGGCTGAAGCTAAAACAGCATCTTTTTACAGATGAGACAGGTTCATCTCTGGGTAGAGAAAGCTCACATGCAGTCAGTGAAGTTGACATTTTCTCagctgtaaattctcttcaagtgtcaGACACACCGAGACCAGACGGCATCCCAGTTTCCTTCTACAAAGACAACATGCAGgatttaattcaatatataaagaTGCTCTATAACAGAATCCACAGTGGTGCATTTAACTGCTCTGAGAAACACTTTAATGAAACTGTGAAAAGTCCCCATGACAATAGTCAACACTTCTTTAACGTTGATTACCTTGTCATTGCAACTATTCTGGCAAAACGTCTAGGTGATTACTTGGAGTCTCAGTCAAAGGATCATGCACCAAAAGATTTAGCTACTGTCATGATCACTCCCAAAACATTCTGCACTGAGATGAGGTTGTCTCATATTCAGGATGAAATAGAAAAGCAAAAACGGTCAAATCCAACTCTGTATCAGGATTTCCTAATTGTGAAAAACCTTCTTAGAGATGCACCAGAAGCAGATACTGAATCTGTAGATGATTCAATCGAGAGAGACAAACTGCTGGATCAGGGCTGCCCTTTGACCCCAGTTCTCATTATGCTGGCTTTGAAATGCTTTGGCTCTGCATTAGCTGGGCGTTTAAAACAGCAGGATATTCTAGTTTTCAAAGAAAGCGTGATACTTTGCATCCAACCTGAGGACCTTGAGAAAGTATTAGCTGCTGTGAGGGAAAGATCCAATGAAGTGTTTTACATTGAGGAATTACACAGAGGAAATGTTAATGGTAAACAATTAAAGTGCTTGGGAAATGAGTCTATGGCTGAGGATTGGAAAAAAAG ACTGACCATGTATGCAATTGTTACTCTGCAAGACTCAGATGAGGTGGTGGTGGCACCAACAAACTGGCTGAGCCTAGACAAGAAACAATGTTACTGGCCCCCATTCAAATCACCAGACAAGTGCATGGAAGCTGTTCAGAACAGAATTAAACCTGAAACAGGAGGGAAACCATGGGAGAAACTGAACATCAGCTTTCACGGAGAACATG TCACTTTTGAGAAGGCAAAAGAGGGGCAAAAAGAAACCAAAGAGCAGAAAGAACG gtCTTATCTATTAGCCACTGGATTCCCTGGAATACTAAAAAGACAACGACTTGAATGCAATCAAGAAATGTTAAAACAACAACTTCTTCCTGAACCATCTGCATCTACATCCAGAATGCCGGCTGATG CAGACAAGGATGAGCTCCTCCAAATGCTGAGAGACATCAAGAGCACGGTTCAGGAAAACTCTGCTATGCTAAAGAAACTATTAAAAGACAATACAGTTTCTGAGGTCCCTAGCAGTACCAGCATTCCTCCTAAAGATGTTAAAACAAAGCTAAAACTGCCTCTTAGAACCATTAAAGATGTTGCCAGGATTGAAAGAATGCTCACAAAGAATGCAACAACACACGAAAAATAT gtAAGATGTTTGTCAAGACTTGGAGGTTTTGGGCAAAAGGATGTGATTAAGAATATAATGCAGCATCTCCTAACAGATGATCTGGCCTCGAAGTTTAACTGGCAGGGGAGGGGAAATAAAAAGCCTTTCTCTAAGCTTATTTTAACAGATGTGATCAGAG ATGCTGCATTAAAACAAAGTGTTACGAGGATAGACTGTGATgctgaaattaaaaattatttgtggtCCATATGTGATCGAATCGGTCGGGGTAGACCATGA
- the LOC113062215 gene encoding uncharacterized protein LOC113062215 isoform X2 produces the protein MASETIKFITWNVNGLKQNRDQKFQELQNADIVFLQETHIGAGDEHMKDYKDEWHIYYTKYTSSSKGTAILVRKSLDFEHTSDEKDNCGAYVVLKCKLKGQPYTLVSVYNHHADEKTLDNLSRYLQSMTTGLLVIGGDFNTVLNPFIDKKFNKCKKIKNGNQRKLLLYVNKFMKSLQLVDIWRRKNPIKQDYTYYIRDTPVSRLDYFLIPEECMWRVKSCDITNSERPDHQPVFLEINNIPAMTFQKDFYIPTIFQWLKLKQHLFTDETGSSLGRESSHAVSEVDIFSAVNSLQVSDTPRPDGIPVSFYKDNMQDLIQYIKMLYNRIHSGAFNCSEKHFNETVKSPHDNSQHFFNVDYLVIATILAKRLGDYLESQSKDHAPKDLATVMITPKTFCTEMRLSHIQDEIEKQKRSNPTLYQDFLIVKNLLRDAPEADTESVDDSIERDKLLDQGCPLTPVLIMLALKCFGSALAGRLKQQDILVFKESVILCIQPEDLEKVLAAVRERSNEVFYIEELHRGNVNGKQLKCLGNESMAEDWKKRLTMYAIVTLQDSDEVVVAPTNWLSLDKKQCYWPPFKSPDKCMEAVQNRIKPETGGKPWEKLNISFHGEHVTFEKAKEGQKETKEQKERSYLLATGFPGILKRQRLECNQEMLKQQLLPEPSASTSRMPADDKDELLQMLRDIKSTVQENSAMLKKLLKDNTVSEVPSSTSIPPKDVKTKLKLPLRTIKDVARIERMLTKNATTHEKYVRCLSRLGGFGQKDVIKNIMQHLLTDDLASKFNWQGRGNKKPFSKLILTDVIRDAALKQSVTRIDCDAEIKNYLWSICDRIGRGRP, from the exons ATGGCGTCAGAGACCATAAAATTCATCACTTGGAATGTTAATGGACTTAAACAAAACAGAGACCAAAAATTTCAAGAACTACAAAATGCAGACATTGTTTTCTTACAGGAGACGCACATCGGAGCAGGGGACGAACATATGAAAGACTATAAAGATGAGTGGCATATTTACTACACAAAGTACACCTCCTCCAGCAAGGGAACAGCCATACTAGTGAGGAAAAGCCTAGATTTTGAACACACAAGTGATGAAAAAGATAACTGTGGAGCTTATGTTGTGCTAAAATGCAAACTGAAAGGTCAGCCATACACTTTGGTTAGTGTTTATAACCATCACGCAGACGAAAAAACCCTTGACAATCTTTCAAGGTACCTGCAGTCAATGACCACAGGACTGCTGGTGATCGGTGGAGATTTCAACACAGTTCTGAATCCATTTAttgacaaaaaatttaataaatgcaagAAGATAAAGAACGGAAATCAACGTAAACTGCTCTTATATGTGAATAAATTCATGAAATCTCTTCAGCTGGTTGATATCTGGAGAAGAAAGAACCCCATAAAGCAGGATTATACGTACTACATAAGAGACACCCCTGTGTCCAGACTGGATTACTTCTTAATTCCAGAAGAATGTATGTGGCGTGTAAAAAGTTGTGACATTACAAACTCAGAGAGGCCCGACCATCAGCCTGTGTTTTTAGAGATCAACAACATCCCTGCAATGACTTTTCAGAAAGATTTCTATATACCAACAATCTTCCAATGGCTGAAGCTAAAACAGCATCTTTTTACAGATGAGACAGGTTCATCTCTGGGTAGAGAAAGCTCACATGCAGTCAGTGAAGTTGACATTTTCTCagctgtaaattctcttcaagtgtcaGACACACCGAGACCAGACGGCATCCCAGTTTCCTTCTACAAAGACAACATGCAGgatttaattcaatatataaagaTGCTCTATAACAGAATCCACAGTGGTGCATTTAACTGCTCTGAGAAACACTTTAATGAAACTGTGAAAAGTCCCCATGACAATAGTCAACACTTCTTTAACGTTGATTACCTTGTCATTGCAACTATTCTGGCAAAACGTCTAGGTGATTACTTGGAGTCTCAGTCAAAGGATCATGCACCAAAAGATTTAGCTACTGTCATGATCACTCCCAAAACATTCTGCACTGAGATGAGGTTGTCTCATATTCAGGATGAAATAGAAAAGCAAAAACGGTCAAATCCAACTCTGTATCAGGATTTCCTAATTGTGAAAAACCTTCTTAGAGATGCACCAGAAGCAGATACTGAATCTGTAGATGATTCAATCGAGAGAGACAAACTGCTGGATCAGGGCTGCCCTTTGACCCCAGTTCTCATTATGCTGGCTTTGAAATGCTTTGGCTCTGCATTAGCTGGGCGTTTAAAACAGCAGGATATTCTAGTTTTCAAAGAAAGCGTGATACTTTGCATCCAACCTGAGGACCTTGAGAAAGTATTAGCTGCTGTGAGGGAAAGATCCAATGAAGTGTTTTACATTGAGGAATTACACAGAGGAAATGTTAATGGTAAACAATTAAAGTGCTTGGGAAATGAGTCTATGGCTGAGGATTGGAAAAAAAG ACTGACCATGTATGCAATTGTTACTCTGCAAGACTCAGATGAGGTGGTGGTGGCACCAACAAACTGGCTGAGCCTAGACAAGAAACAATGTTACTGGCCCCCATTCAAATCACCAGACAAGTGCATGGAAGCTGTTCAGAACAGAATTAAACCTGAAACAGGAGGGAAACCATGGGAGAAACTGAACATCAGCTTTCACGGAGAACATG TCACTTTTGAGAAGGCAAAAGAGGGGCAAAAAGAAACCAAAGAGCAGAAAGAACG gtCTTATCTATTAGCCACTGGATTCCCTGGAATACTAAAAAGACAACGACTTGAATGCAATCAAGAAATGTTAAAACAACAACTTCTTCCTGAACCATCTGCATCTACATCCAGAATGCCGGCTGATG ACAAGGATGAGCTCCTCCAAATGCTGAGAGACATCAAGAGCACGGTTCAGGAAAACTCTGCTATGCTAAAGAAACTATTAAAAGACAATACAGTTTCTGAGGTCCCTAGCAGTACCAGCATTCCTCCTAAAGATGTTAAAACAAAGCTAAAACTGCCTCTTAGAACCATTAAAGATGTTGCCAGGATTGAAAGAATGCTCACAAAGAATGCAACAACACACGAAAAATAT gtAAGATGTTTGTCAAGACTTGGAGGTTTTGGGCAAAAGGATGTGATTAAGAATATAATGCAGCATCTCCTAACAGATGATCTGGCCTCGAAGTTTAACTGGCAGGGGAGGGGAAATAAAAAGCCTTTCTCTAAGCTTATTTTAACAGATGTGATCAGAG ATGCTGCATTAAAACAAAGTGTTACGAGGATAGACTGTGATgctgaaattaaaaattatttgtggtCCATATGTGATCGAATCGGTCGGGGTAGACCATGA
- the LOC113062215 gene encoding uncharacterized protein LOC113062215 isoform X3 yields MKDYKDEWHIYYTKYTSSSKGTAILVRKSLDFEHTSDEKDNCGAYVVLKCKLKGQPYTLVSVYNHHADEKTLDNLSRYLQSMTTGLLVIGGDFNTVLNPFIDKKFNKCKKIKNGNQRKLLLYVNKFMKSLQLVDIWRRKNPIKQDYTYYIRDTPVSRLDYFLIPEECMWRVKSCDITNSERPDHQPVFLEINNIPAMTFQKDFYIPTIFQWLKLKQHLFTDETGSSLGRESSHAVSEVDIFSAVNSLQVSDTPRPDGIPVSFYKDNMQDLIQYIKMLYNRIHSGAFNCSEKHFNETVKSPHDNSQHFFNVDYLVIATILAKRLGDYLESQSKDHAPKDLATVMITPKTFCTEMRLSHIQDEIEKQKRSNPTLYQDFLIVKNLLRDAPEADTESVDDSIERDKLLDQGCPLTPVLIMLALKCFGSALAGRLKQQDILVFKESVILCIQPEDLEKVLAAVRERSNEVFYIEELHRGNVNGKQLKCLGNESMAEDWKKRLTMYAIVTLQDSDEVVVAPTNWLSLDKKQCYWPPFKSPDKCMEAVQNRIKPETGGKPWEKLNISFHGEHVTFEKAKEGQKETKEQKERSYLLATGFPGILKRQRLECNQEMLKQQLLPEPSASTSRMPADADKDELLQMLRDIKSTVQENSAMLKKLLKDNTVSEVPSSTSIPPKDVKTKLKLPLRTIKDVARIERMLTKNATTHEKYVRCLSRLGGFGQKDVIKNIMQHLLTDDLASKFNWQGRGNKKPFSKLILTDVIRDAALKQSVTRIDCDAEIKNYLWSICDRIGRGRP; encoded by the exons ATGAAAGACTATAAAGATGAGTGGCATATTTACTACACAAAGTACACCTCCTCCAGCAAGGGAACAGCCATACTAGTGAGGAAAAGCCTAGATTTTGAACACACAAGTGATGAAAAAGATAACTGTGGAGCTTATGTTGTGCTAAAATGCAAACTGAAAGGTCAGCCATACACTTTGGTTAGTGTTTATAACCATCACGCAGACGAAAAAACCCTTGACAATCTTTCAAGGTACCTGCAGTCAATGACCACAGGACTGCTGGTGATCGGTGGAGATTTCAACACAGTTCTGAATCCATTTAttgacaaaaaatttaataaatgcaagAAGATAAAGAACGGAAATCAACGTAAACTGCTCTTATATGTGAATAAATTCATGAAATCTCTTCAGCTGGTTGATATCTGGAGAAGAAAGAACCCCATAAAGCAGGATTATACGTACTACATAAGAGACACCCCTGTGTCCAGACTGGATTACTTCTTAATTCCAGAAGAATGTATGTGGCGTGTAAAAAGTTGTGACATTACAAACTCAGAGAGGCCCGACCATCAGCCTGTGTTTTTAGAGATCAACAACATCCCTGCAATGACTTTTCAGAAAGATTTCTATATACCAACAATCTTCCAATGGCTGAAGCTAAAACAGCATCTTTTTACAGATGAGACAGGTTCATCTCTGGGTAGAGAAAGCTCACATGCAGTCAGTGAAGTTGACATTTTCTCagctgtaaattctcttcaagtgtcaGACACACCGAGACCAGACGGCATCCCAGTTTCCTTCTACAAAGACAACATGCAGgatttaattcaatatataaagaTGCTCTATAACAGAATCCACAGTGGTGCATTTAACTGCTCTGAGAAACACTTTAATGAAACTGTGAAAAGTCCCCATGACAATAGTCAACACTTCTTTAACGTTGATTACCTTGTCATTGCAACTATTCTGGCAAAACGTCTAGGTGATTACTTGGAGTCTCAGTCAAAGGATCATGCACCAAAAGATTTAGCTACTGTCATGATCACTCCCAAAACATTCTGCACTGAGATGAGGTTGTCTCATATTCAGGATGAAATAGAAAAGCAAAAACGGTCAAATCCAACTCTGTATCAGGATTTCCTAATTGTGAAAAACCTTCTTAGAGATGCACCAGAAGCAGATACTGAATCTGTAGATGATTCAATCGAGAGAGACAAACTGCTGGATCAGGGCTGCCCTTTGACCCCAGTTCTCATTATGCTGGCTTTGAAATGCTTTGGCTCTGCATTAGCTGGGCGTTTAAAACAGCAGGATATTCTAGTTTTCAAAGAAAGCGTGATACTTTGCATCCAACCTGAGGACCTTGAGAAAGTATTAGCTGCTGTGAGGGAAAGATCCAATGAAGTGTTTTACATTGAGGAATTACACAGAGGAAATGTTAATGGTAAACAATTAAAGTGCTTGGGAAATGAGTCTATGGCTGAGGATTGGAAAAAAAG ACTGACCATGTATGCAATTGTTACTCTGCAAGACTCAGATGAGGTGGTGGTGGCACCAACAAACTGGCTGAGCCTAGACAAGAAACAATGTTACTGGCCCCCATTCAAATCACCAGACAAGTGCATGGAAGCTGTTCAGAACAGAATTAAACCTGAAACAGGAGGGAAACCATGGGAGAAACTGAACATCAGCTTTCACGGAGAACATG TCACTTTTGAGAAGGCAAAAGAGGGGCAAAAAGAAACCAAAGAGCAGAAAGAACG gtCTTATCTATTAGCCACTGGATTCCCTGGAATACTAAAAAGACAACGACTTGAATGCAATCAAGAAATGTTAAAACAACAACTTCTTCCTGAACCATCTGCATCTACATCCAGAATGCCGGCTGATG CAGACAAGGATGAGCTCCTCCAAATGCTGAGAGACATCAAGAGCACGGTTCAGGAAAACTCTGCTATGCTAAAGAAACTATTAAAAGACAATACAGTTTCTGAGGTCCCTAGCAGTACCAGCATTCCTCCTAAAGATGTTAAAACAAAGCTAAAACTGCCTCTTAGAACCATTAAAGATGTTGCCAGGATTGAAAGAATGCTCACAAAGAATGCAACAACACACGAAAAATAT gtAAGATGTTTGTCAAGACTTGGAGGTTTTGGGCAAAAGGATGTGATTAAGAATATAATGCAGCATCTCCTAACAGATGATCTGGCCTCGAAGTTTAACTGGCAGGGGAGGGGAAATAAAAAGCCTTTCTCTAAGCTTATTTTAACAGATGTGATCAGAG ATGCTGCATTAAAACAAAGTGTTACGAGGATAGACTGTGATgctgaaattaaaaattatttgtggtCCATATGTGATCGAATCGGTCGGGGTAGACCATGA
- the LOC113062215 gene encoding uncharacterized protein LOC113062215 isoform X4: protein MYAIVTLQDSDEVVVAPTNWLSLDKKQCYWPPFKSPDKCMEAVQNRIKPETGGKPWEKLNISFHGEHVTFEKAKEGQKETKEQKERSYLLATGFPGILKRQRLECNQEMLKQQLLPEPSASTSRMPADADKDELLQMLRDIKSTVQENSAMLKKLLKDNTVSEVPSSTSIPPKDVKTKLKLPLRTIKDVARIERMLTKNATTHEKYVRCLSRLGGFGQKDVIKNIMQHLLTDDLASKFNWQGRGNKKPFSKLILTDVIRDAALKQSVTRIDCDAEIKNYLWSICDRIGRGRP from the exons ATGTATGCAATTGTTACTCTGCAAGACTCAGATGAGGTGGTGGTGGCACCAACAAACTGGCTGAGCCTAGACAAGAAACAATGTTACTGGCCCCCATTCAAATCACCAGACAAGTGCATGGAAGCTGTTCAGAACAGAATTAAACCTGAAACAGGAGGGAAACCATGGGAGAAACTGAACATCAGCTTTCACGGAGAACATG TCACTTTTGAGAAGGCAAAAGAGGGGCAAAAAGAAACCAAAGAGCAGAAAGAACG gtCTTATCTATTAGCCACTGGATTCCCTGGAATACTAAAAAGACAACGACTTGAATGCAATCAAGAAATGTTAAAACAACAACTTCTTCCTGAACCATCTGCATCTACATCCAGAATGCCGGCTGATG CAGACAAGGATGAGCTCCTCCAAATGCTGAGAGACATCAAGAGCACGGTTCAGGAAAACTCTGCTATGCTAAAGAAACTATTAAAAGACAATACAGTTTCTGAGGTCCCTAGCAGTACCAGCATTCCTCCTAAAGATGTTAAAACAAAGCTAAAACTGCCTCTTAGAACCATTAAAGATGTTGCCAGGATTGAAAGAATGCTCACAAAGAATGCAACAACACACGAAAAATAT gtAAGATGTTTGTCAAGACTTGGAGGTTTTGGGCAAAAGGATGTGATTAAGAATATAATGCAGCATCTCCTAACAGATGATCTGGCCTCGAAGTTTAACTGGCAGGGGAGGGGAAATAAAAAGCCTTTCTCTAAGCTTATTTTAACAGATGTGATCAGAG ATGCTGCATTAAAACAAAGTGTTACGAGGATAGACTGTGATgctgaaattaaaaattatttgtggtCCATATGTGATCGAATCGGTCGGGGTAGACCATGA